In one window of Helianthus annuus cultivar XRQ/B chromosome 17, HanXRQr2.0-SUNRISE, whole genome shotgun sequence DNA:
- the LOC110924674 gene encoding uncharacterized protein LOC110924674, translated as MEEKLYILDGPVPTEPESNSTTARKALEKHNENAVEVACLMKATMSSELQKNMEDKDAYDKIKQLKGMFQKQARQERYDTMKQLISYEQTWLFHKTNQVLMVKSGGVKKPNNKKRKHKSKGKRKVVVTARNATNNKHVAKPHTPRSVSASNEPEKWKKPKQGHLELIVGNGKRVPVLDMPKLGKAGSLQSRQAIVHSLVHSESWAIDLSWDIIARFGKQESMPREFFDDFVRVAQDEGRHFTLLAARLEELGSYYGALPAHDGLWDSAVATSKDLFARLAVEHCVHEAGGLDVLPTTISRFRNGGDNQTAELLEKVIYPEEITHCAAGVKWFKYLCSRSRGGEESDDEVINKFHEVVRSYFRGPLKPPFNESARRAAGFGPQWYEPLDVKDFTQ; from the exons ATGGAGGAAAAGTTATATATCTTAGATGGCCCAGTCCCTACCGAGCCTGAAAGTAATTCTACTACTGCTCGCAAGGCACTGGAGAAACATAACGAGAATGCCGTTGAGGTAGCCTGCCTTATGAAAGCCACCATGTCTTCTGAACTTCAGAAGAACATGGAAGATAAGGATGCTTATGACAAGATCAAGCAACTGAAAGGCATGTTCCAGAAACAAGCCCGACAGGAGCGATATGACACCATGAAACAGCTCATAAGCT ATGAACAAACTTGGTTATTCCACAAAACCAACCAAGTTCTAATGGTCAAATCTGGTGGTGTTAAGAAGCCCAataacaagaaaaggaaacataaGAGCAAAGGCAAGAGAAAAGTTGTTGTTACTGCCAGAAATGCCACCAACAACAAGCATGTTGCAAAACCACACACTCCTAGGAGCGTCAGTGCTTCGAAT GAGCCTGAAAAGTGGAAGAAACCGAAACAAGGCCACCTGGAACTCATAGTTGGTAATGGAAAGAGAGTTCCAGTTCTT GACATGCCGAAGCTTGGGAAAGCCGGAAGCTTACAAAGCAGACAGGCCATTGTGCACAGCCTTGTGCATAGTGAAAGCTGGGCCATTGATTTGTCTTGG GATATCATTGCGCGTTTTGGTAAGCAAGAGTCGATGCCAAGAGAGTTCTTTGATGATTTTGTAAGAGTTGCACAAGATGAAGGCCGTCATTTCACTCTTCTTGCAGCCCGGCTTGAGGAATTGGGTTCTTATTATGGAGCTCTACCGGCTCATGACGGTTTGTGGGATTCAGCTGTTGCAACTTCAAAAGACCTATTTGCACGCCTTGCAGTAGAGCATTGTGTTCATGAG GCAGGAGGACTGGATGTGCTACCTACTACCATTTCTCGTTTTCGTAATGGAGGCGATAACCAAACAGCTGAATTACTAGAGAAAGTGATATACCCTGAAGAAATCACTCATTGTGCCGCCGGAGTTAAGTGGTTTAAATATCTTTGTTCACGATCACGTGGAGGTGAAGAAAGTGACGATGAAGTGATTAACAAGTTTCATGAGGTTGTGAGGTCATATTTTAGGGGTCCATTGAAGCCTCCTTTCAATGAGTCGGCAAGAAGAGCTGCTGGATTTGGTCCTCAATGGTATGAGCCACTTGATGTCAAAGATTTTACACAATAA